A genomic window from Sulfurimonas paralvinellae includes:
- a CDS encoding rod shape-determining protein — MIFNKLVGLFSNDLSIDLGTANTIVIAKGRGIIINEPSVVAVKTEKYGHSRVLAVGHEAKEMVGKTPGNIKAIRPMRDGVIADFDMTEKMIRKFIEKAHGRTSLISPRIIICVPYGLTQVERKAVRESALSAGAREVFLIEEPMAAAIGAGVDIREPQGNLVVDIGGGTTEIGVVSLGGLVLSKSIRTAGDKIDQGIVNYVRKKYNLLIGERVAEEIKINIGTAVSLDQELSMVINGRDQVEGLLSSVELTSDDAKDAMREPLKEIAEALRDVLEQMPPDLAGDIVNHGIILTGGGALIRQLDKYLSDIVKIPVFVADEPLLAVARGTGRALEEIDLLQELFENE, encoded by the coding sequence ATGATATTTAATAAATTAGTAGGACTTTTTTCAAACGACTTATCGATCGACCTTGGAACGGCAAATACGATTGTAATTGCAAAAGGTCGCGGTATTATAATTAACGAGCCTTCTGTCGTTGCAGTCAAAACAGAGAAGTATGGTCATTCAAGAGTTTTAGCAGTCGGACATGAAGCCAAAGAAATGGTTGGAAAAACGCCTGGAAACATTAAAGCTATCCGTCCTATGCGTGATGGTGTCATTGCCGATTTTGATATGACTGAAAAGATGATTCGTAAGTTCATCGAAAAAGCACACGGCAGAACTTCATTAATTTCTCCTCGTATCATTATCTGTGTACCGTACGGCCTCACGCAGGTAGAGAGAAAAGCTGTTCGTGAATCTGCATTAAGTGCCGGTGCGCGTGAAGTATTTTTGATAGAAGAGCCAATGGCAGCAGCAATCGGTGCCGGTGTAGATATTCGTGAGCCGCAAGGGAATCTTGTTGTTGATATTGGCGGGGGTACAACCGAGATAGGTGTTGTTTCACTCGGTGGACTTGTCCTTTCAAAATCTATCCGTACGGCAGGTGATAAGATTGACCAGGGAATCGTTAACTATGTTCGTAAAAAGTACAATCTTCTCATAGGAGAAAGAGTTGCCGAAGAGATCAAGATCAACATCGGAACAGCCGTAAGTCTTGATCAGGAACTCTCAATGGTCATCAACGGCCGTGACCAGGTTGAAGGACTTTTAAGTTCAGTAGAGCTGACAAGTGATGATGCAAAAGATGCTATGCGTGAGCCGCTTAAAGAGATTGCAGAAGCATTGCGTGATGTCTTGGAGCAGATGCCGCCGGATCTTGCCGGAGATATTGTAAATCATGGTATTATCCTGACAGGTGGTGGTGCACTTATCCGCCAACTTGATAAATATCTCTCAGATATCGTCAAAATTCCTGTTTTTGTAGCAGACGAACCGCTTCTAGCCGTTGCACGCGGAACTGGCCGTGCACTCGAAGAGATAGACCTACTACAAGAACTATTTGAGAATGAATAA
- the mreC gene encoding rod shape-determining protein MreC: MNKKLFTYLLILLALFMGALYYTKTIQSPLLSSLNTIKIMYHNIIQSIDDTIDRHFFQAQEITDLKEQLQKYEKNHLVMQQLASEIDDMYKENNATLAENPKTELVRAISYEKFGNLNRLWLDIPDYNSSKIYGLVYKELVAGIVVPKDGKPLALLNSDLKSTYAVYIGDKKAPGIAHGNNAEHLVVSFIPAWFDIKVGDEVITSGLDDIFFKGLKVGRVITVSKSQGYQNAVVDQYYKSNEPSYFHIIRSLR, encoded by the coding sequence ATGAATAAGAAGTTATTTACTTACCTGCTTATTTTACTAGCACTCTTTATGGGTGCTCTGTATTACACAAAAACCATCCAATCTCCTCTGCTCTCTTCCTTAAACACTATTAAAATCATGTATCATAATATTATACAGTCTATTGACGATACAATTGACAGACACTTTTTTCAAGCTCAAGAGATCACCGATCTTAAAGAACAACTTCAAAAGTATGAGAAAAATCACCTTGTTATGCAGCAGCTCGCAAGTGAAATCGATGATATGTACAAAGAAAACAATGCCACGCTTGCAGAAAATCCAAAAACAGAACTTGTTCGTGCCATTTCTTATGAAAAATTTGGAAACCTAAACCGCCTCTGGCTTGATATTCCCGACTACAACAGCTCGAAAATTTACGGATTGGTATATAAAGAACTCGTTGCCGGTATTGTCGTTCCAAAAGACGGTAAACCGCTAGCACTTTTAAACAGTGATCTTAAGAGTACCTATGCTGTTTATATCGGGGATAAAAAGGCACCGGGAATAGCTCATGGCAATAATGCCGAGCATCTTGTTGTCAGTTTCATTCCGGCATGGTTTGATATAAAAGTTGGTGACGAAGTCATCACATCCGGACTTGATGATATTTTTTTCAAAGGTCTTAAAGTTGGTCGTGTTATCACTGTTTCAAAATCGCAAGGCTATCAGAATGCCGTTGTTGATCAATACTATAAATCAAACGAGCCCTCTTATTTCCATATCATCAGGAGTCTACGATGA
- a CDS encoding MipA/OmpV family protein, whose protein sequence is MRYFLVILLCSTLSLFAGERQKVTLGFGPYIQSEPYKGTKDLILPSPVIFFDNGIVYARWSRFGIYFLGEKKEDYAWGFSVTAQPRTLGYKASDSNYLKGMNERKSTFEGGLAFSASYQNSKYIEIMLLGDMLNRYNGWISRAEIGDKYNLGDFTFYPSMVLLYQSRKFTDYYYGVKNSEATADRPVYSPHGGLEYGAQTYIKYPFTKELSALVNLRYDIISKNAKNSPLTDDNYIYSGLFSLIYTFEY, encoded by the coding sequence ATGAGATATTTTTTAGTGATCTTGCTCTGTTCAACACTCTCACTTTTTGCAGGCGAAAGACAAAAAGTGACGCTCGGTTTTGGACCATATATCCAGTCTGAACCTTACAAAGGCACTAAGGATTTAATACTACCTTCTCCTGTCATCTTTTTTGACAACGGCATAGTCTATGCACGATGGAGCCGCTTTGGTATCTACTTTTTGGGAGAAAAAAAAGAAGATTATGCCTGGGGCTTTTCAGTAACCGCACAGCCAAGAACACTTGGATACAAAGCTTCCGATTCAAACTATCTTAAAGGCATGAATGAACGAAAATCGACATTTGAAGGCGGACTAGCTTTTTCTGCCAGTTATCAAAACTCAAAATATATTGAGATCATGCTCTTAGGAGATATGCTCAACAGATATAACGGATGGATTAGCAGAGCTGAAATTGGAGACAAGTACAACCTTGGAGATTTTACTTTTTATCCAAGTATGGTTCTGCTATATCAATCAAGGAAGTTCACTGATTATTATTATGGTGTCAAAAACTCCGAAGCCACAGCCGATAGACCTGTATATTCACCGCATGGCGGATTGGAATATGGTGCGCAAACCTACATCAAATACCCTTTCACAAAAGAGCTTTCAGCACTGGTCAACCTCCGTTATGACATCATTTCTAAAAACGCAAAAAACAGCCCCTTAACAGATGACAATTATATATACTCAGGTCTTTTTTCCTTGATATATACTTTTGAGTACTAG
- the carB gene encoding carbamoyl-phosphate synthase large subunit, giving the protein MPKRTDIHTILLIGSGPIVIGQACEFDYSGTQAVKTLKELGYRVILINSNPATIMTDPEFADRTYIEPIKEEIIARIIQDENVDAVLPTMGGQTALNVAMSMYEKGMLEGIEFLGADPAAINKGEDRQLFNEAMTKIGMDLPKSRNAYSVEEAIEVVKEIGFPVISRASFTLAGGGSGVAYNMEEFKKLAQEGISASPVNEIEIMESMLGWKEYEMEVIRDKADNCIIVCSIENFDPMGVHTGDSITVAPALTLTDKEYQRMRDASFAILREIGVDTGGSNVQFSIDPKTGRMIVIEMNPRVSRSSALASKATGYPIAKVATLLAVGFTLDEITNDITGTPAAFEPVIDYIVTKVPRFTFEKFPEAESTLSTSMKSVGEAMAIGRTFKESVQKALCSLETGLCGFDDIDADDEFVRHEIRRPNADRILYVAEGFRRSMSIEEMFDTCQIDPWFLYQIKELIETESTVTDKILFDADLMRQIKVDGFSDKRIAQLIAKNSNESVSEDIVYEARKKLGINLEYNEVDTCAAEFEALTPYLYSTTNITKLPEISSRKSDKKKVLILGGGPNRIGQGIEFDYCCVHAAFALKEMDIETIMYNCNPETVSTDYDTSDVLYFEPIDFEHVREVIEAENPDGIIVHFGGQTPLKLADGLTKIGAKIAGTPSSVIDLAEDREQFSDFVNRHGLKQPANGLARTKEESYVIANKLGYPVLVRPSFVLGGRGMRIVYSEAELKEYMDLAISVSNEAPVLIDKFLDQAIELDVDCISDGKEVYIGSVMQHIEEAGIHSGDSACSLPPVNLTKEMIEKVEQQTKTIALGLGVRGLMNVQYAIYQDEIYLIEVNPRASRTVPFVSKATGMPLAKVATRVMMGETLRSSLDYYDKYNIVEEHNGLLRPRLKGHVSVKEAVFPFHKLYGADLVLSPEMKSTGEVMGISKNFGVSFAKSQLSAGNKIPTGGTCFLSFVDSDKKHAAEIAQGLVKHGFKLVATKGTQKAIEEAGIPCELVLKISEGRPNIEDSMKNDEIHMAINTSDNNTSKKDAVVIRQEVLKRSIPYFTTLSATRALILALDEMKDDKWSSATALQDFLV; this is encoded by the coding sequence ATGCCAAAACGCACCGATATACATACTATTTTACTTATAGGTTCTGGCCCGATCGTCATCGGTCAAGCATGTGAGTTCGACTACTCTGGAACACAGGCGGTAAAGACTTTAAAAGAGTTAGGTTACCGTGTTATACTTATTAATTCAAACCCTGCAACCATTATGACAGATCCTGAATTTGCGGACAGAACATACATCGAACCTATTAAAGAAGAGATCATTGCACGTATCATACAAGATGAAAATGTTGATGCTGTTCTACCGACTATGGGAGGACAGACTGCACTCAATGTTGCCATGAGTATGTATGAAAAAGGTATGCTTGAGGGTATTGAGTTTCTAGGTGCGGACCCTGCAGCGATAAATAAAGGTGAAGACAGACAACTTTTCAATGAAGCCATGACAAAAATCGGTATGGACTTACCAAAAAGCAGAAATGCCTATAGTGTTGAAGAGGCTATCGAAGTTGTCAAAGAAATCGGTTTTCCTGTAATTTCAAGAGCATCTTTTACACTTGCCGGCGGTGGTTCAGGTGTCGCTTACAATATGGAAGAGTTTAAAAAACTTGCACAAGAAGGCATCTCTGCTTCTCCTGTTAATGAAATTGAAATCATGGAATCCATGCTCGGTTGGAAAGAGTATGAGATGGAAGTCATACGTGACAAAGCAGACAACTGTATCATCGTATGTTCCATTGAAAACTTTGATCCAATGGGCGTTCATACAGGTGATAGCATCACTGTTGCACCAGCACTTACGCTTACAGATAAAGAGTACCAGAGAATGCGTGATGCTTCTTTCGCCATTTTGCGTGAGATCGGTGTTGATACGGGCGGATCGAATGTTCAGTTCTCAATTGACCCAAAAACAGGACGTATGATAGTTATTGAAATGAATCCTCGTGTAAGCCGTTCATCTGCCCTCGCATCAAAAGCCACAGGCTATCCTATCGCAAAAGTTGCAACACTTTTGGCAGTCGGTTTCACACTCGATGAGATCACCAATGACATCACAGGAACACCGGCTGCATTTGAGCCTGTTATCGATTATATCGTTACAAAAGTTCCTCGTTTTACATTTGAAAAATTCCCTGAAGCAGAATCGACTCTCAGTACTTCTATGAAATCCGTCGGTGAAGCGATGGCAATAGGAAGAACATTTAAAGAGTCTGTTCAAAAAGCACTTTGTTCTTTAGAAACAGGACTATGCGGTTTTGATGATATCGATGCAGATGACGAGTTTGTTCGTCACGAAATCCGTCGTCCAAATGCTGATAGAATTCTTTATGTTGCCGAAGGTTTCAGACGCAGTATGAGTATAGAAGAGATGTTTGATACATGTCAGATAGACCCATGGTTCTTATATCAGATAAAAGAGCTTATAGAGACAGAATCAACAGTCACAGACAAGATTCTTTTTGATGCAGATCTTATGCGTCAGATTAAAGTTGATGGTTTCTCAGACAAACGCATTGCCCAACTCATTGCTAAAAACAGTAATGAAAGCGTGAGTGAAGACATTGTGTATGAAGCAAGAAAAAAACTTGGAATCAACTTAGAATACAATGAAGTCGACACCTGTGCCGCAGAGTTTGAAGCACTCACTCCATACCTTTATTCAACTACTAACATTACAAAGCTTCCTGAAATAAGCTCACGCAAATCAGACAAGAAAAAGGTACTGATCTTAGGCGGTGGACCAAACAGAATCGGTCAGGGAATCGAATTTGACTACTGTTGTGTTCACGCAGCATTTGCTCTTAAAGAGATGGATATTGAAACAATCATGTACAACTGTAACCCTGAAACAGTCTCAACAGATTATGACACTTCCGATGTTCTTTATTTTGAACCTATTGATTTTGAGCATGTGCGTGAGGTCATTGAGGCAGAAAATCCTGACGGTATCATTGTGCACTTTGGCGGACAAACACCACTCAAACTTGCAGACGGTCTTACAAAAATCGGTGCAAAGATCGCAGGAACACCATCAAGTGTCATTGACCTTGCAGAAGACAGAGAACAGTTCTCTGATTTTGTCAACCGTCATGGACTCAAACAACCGGCAAATGGGCTAGCTCGTACCAAAGAAGAGTCTTATGTCATTGCAAATAAGTTAGGCTATCCTGTCCTCGTTCGTCCATCTTTTGTTCTTGGTGGTCGCGGTATGCGCATCGTTTACTCTGAAGCTGAGCTCAAAGAGTATATGGATCTTGCCATTTCAGTCAGTAATGAAGCTCCTGTACTTATTGACAAGTTCTTAGATCAGGCAATTGAGCTTGATGTCGACTGTATCTCTGACGGTAAGGAAGTTTACATCGGATCAGTCATGCAGCATATCGAAGAAGCGGGTATCCACTCCGGAGATTCTGCTTGTTCACTGCCACCGGTAAACCTTACAAAAGAGATGATAGAAAAAGTTGAACAGCAGACAAAGACGATTGCTCTTGGTCTTGGTGTTCGCGGTCTTATGAATGTTCAGTATGCCATCTATCAAGATGAGATATATCTCATCGAAGTCAATCCTCGTGCAAGCCGTACAGTTCCATTTGTAAGCAAGGCTACAGGTATGCCTCTGGCAAAAGTAGCTACACGTGTTATGATGGGGGAAACACTCAGAAGTTCTTTGGATTATTATGACAAATATAATATCGTTGAAGAGCATAACGGCCTCTTACGCCCACGTTTAAAAGGTCATGTATCTGTCAAAGAGGCGGTCTTTCCTTTCCATAAACTCTATGGTGCAGACCTTGTACTTTCTCCCGAGATGAAATCTACCGGTGAAGTTATGGGTATAAGCAAAAACTTTGGTGTCTCTTTTGCAAAATCACAGCTTAGTGCCGGTAATAAAATTCCGACAGGCGGTACATGTTTCCTCTCTTTTGTTGACTCAGACAAAAAGCATGCAGCCGAAATTGCACAAGGCCTTGTGAAACATGGATTTAAACTTGTTGCGACAAAAGGAACACAAAAAGCCATTGAGGAGGCAGGGATTCCTTGTGAACTGGTTCTTAAAATCTCAGAGGGTCGTCCAAATATTGAAGACAGCATGAAAAACGATGAAATTCATATGGCCATCAATACTTCAGACAACAATACAAGTAAAAAAGATGCTGTTGTCATTCGTCAGGAAGTTCTTAAACGCAGTATTCCATACTTCACAACACTTTCTGCTACACGTGCACTCATTCTGGCTCTTGATGAGATGAAAGATGACAAATGGTCAAGCGCGACTGCATTACAAGATTTTTTAGTATAA
- a CDS encoding glutathionylspermidine synthase family protein → MISTLKVNPIDEATLDEIGFTWHTDSDGSKYVSDELVQITQEEAEAYYEVANTLYDMYVEAAEYVIDNNLFFELGIPFNLIDIIKKSWENDVHWHIYGRFDLAGGIDGKPIKLIEFNADTPTALFETALLQWAILKSNEMDEAKQFNNVYEAVSENFKRLITLFDDTEKFNELYDGWKILFSSVEGNDEEEATTKLLQQIATDAGFVAGFEFLQNVQFDDEGIYDKNGNPYEYWFKLYPWEDIATDEPELATTLTHIIQNQKVIILNPAYTLLFQSKGMLAILHQLFPDSPYLLQTSFTPLEGIKQVEKPVFGREGANTKIIEADGSVSNETDGPYENYKKVYQEFVEFAEDIHNAKYQAGVFFAYEACGLGFRKGGYILDNMSKFVGHMIV, encoded by the coding sequence ATGATATCTACACTTAAAGTCAATCCAATAGACGAGGCCACGCTTGATGAGATAGGTTTTACATGGCACACAGATAGTGACGGCAGTAAATATGTCAGTGATGAACTCGTTCAAATTACACAGGAAGAGGCTGAAGCCTATTATGAAGTGGCCAATACTCTCTATGATATGTATGTAGAAGCTGCAGAATATGTCATCGACAACAACCTTTTCTTTGAACTCGGTATCCCTTTTAATCTTATTGATATCATAAAAAAATCATGGGAAAATGATGTCCATTGGCATATTTATGGTCGATTTGACCTTGCCGGAGGTATTGACGGAAAACCCATCAAACTTATCGAATTCAACGCTGACACACCAACAGCCCTTTTTGAAACTGCTCTACTGCAGTGGGCAATTTTAAAATCAAATGAGATGGATGAGGCCAAACAGTTTAACAATGTCTATGAAGCTGTCAGTGAAAATTTTAAACGACTCATTACCCTCTTTGATGATACAGAAAAATTCAATGAACTTTATGACGGTTGGAAAATACTTTTCTCTTCTGTTGAAGGCAATGATGAAGAGGAAGCTACCACAAAACTGCTGCAGCAGATAGCAACGGACGCAGGCTTTGTTGCCGGATTTGAATTCTTGCAAAACGTGCAGTTTGACGATGAGGGTATTTACGATAAAAACGGCAATCCTTATGAGTATTGGTTTAAACTCTACCCATGGGAAGATATTGCTACTGATGAACCAGAGCTTGCAACAACATTGACGCATATCATCCAAAATCAAAAAGTCATCATCCTCAATCCTGCCTACACCCTGCTCTTTCAATCAAAAGGGATGCTGGCAATCCTTCATCAGCTCTTTCCAGACTCACCTTACCTCTTACAAACATCCTTTACACCATTAGAAGGTATAAAACAGGTAGAAAAACCTGTTTTTGGCAGAGAAGGGGCTAATACAAAAATAATAGAAGCAGACGGCTCTGTATCAAATGAAACGGACGGACCATACGAAAACTATAAAAAAGTATATCAGGAGTTTGTAGAGTTTGCTGAAGATATCCATAATGCAAAATATCAAGCGGGAGTATTTTTCGCCTATGAAGCTTGTGGTCTAGGATTTAGAAAAGGCGGTTATATTTTGGACAATATGAGTAAGTTTGTAGGGCATATGATAGTATAG